The Vannielia litorea nucleotide sequence GGACGGCTGTGGCCGGGCGTGTTCTGGCGGCCGACCTCGATGCAGATGTTGGTGGCATGCTGGTGCAGGTTGGCCACCAGCACCTCGCGGATGAGCTGGTAGAAATGCGCGTCTTCCTCGATCACGGCCTTCATCTTGGAGGCGAAGGGCCCCACGATGCCGTAGGCGAGGAACACGCCCAGAAACGTGCCCACCAGCGCCCCGCCGATCATCTTGCCGAGGATCTCGGGCGGCTGGTCGATGGATCCCATCGTCTTGATCACGCCGAGCACGGCAGCAACGATGCCAAGGGCGGGCAGACCGTCGGCCATGGTCTGCATGGCGTGGGAGGAATGCATGGCGTGGTGCAATTTGGCAGACATCCGCTTTTCAAGCACCTCCTCCACCTGGTTCGGGTCATCGTAATTCATCGAGGCCGAGCGCAGGGTATCGCAGATCATCTCGATCGCCTCGCTGTCCGCGAGAATCTTGGGGTAGCGGGAGATGATCGCGCTCTCGGCCGGAGTCTCTATGTGCTCTTCCAGCGCCACGGGATTTTGCCGGGCGAGCCGGATCAGCTCGAAGAGCAGGCAGAGCAGATCCTTGTAGTCGCTGTGGTCCCAGTGCGGACCCTTGAACACCTTCTTGATGTCCTTCAGCGTGTGCTTGATCGCGGCCATGTCGTTGGAAATGACGAAGGCCCCGATCGCCGCCCCGCCGATCATCGTCAGCTCGAAGGGCAGCGACTTCATGATGATGCCCATCTTGCCGCCCGCGGCGAGATAGCCGCCGAAAACCATCACGAAGATGATGATGATGCCGACAATTCCGATCATGCTCTGCTTGCCCTTGCGCTGCCTTCCGGGACATTGCCCGCCCTCCTTCTGGCAGACCGCAGTTAATTTTCTCTGATCCGTCGCCGCCTATTCGGTCGGGACGGTGCCATTGCGACCGGCGAGGATGAGCGACAGCCGGTAGGCCGCCTTCGGCTCCATGCCGGCGAGCACGGCAGCGGCGCGTTCAGGCTGCATCCGCCCAAGAAACCCGGCGGCGAAGACCGGGTCCATCTCCTCGAAGAGCGCGGCGGCCTCCTTGGGTTTCATGACCTCGTACATGCGGGTGAGCCGGGCGAGGTCGTTCTCGGCCGCACCGTCGGCCAGGGCCAGGGTCTCTTCGAGCTGGGCCTCCGCCTCACGCAGCACGGCCATCTCGCGGGCCACCTCCTCGCGCGCGCGCGCAAGCGCGAGCAACTCGTCAGATACCGCGGCCTCGCGGGCGGTGACGGCGGTCTCGCGGGCGCCGAGCGCGGCCAGAAGGGCGGCGATCTCGGGCTCAGGTTCGCA carries:
- the motA gene encoding flagellar motor stator protein MotA gives rise to the protein MIGIVGIIIIFVMVFGGYLAAGGKMGIIMKSLPFELTMIGGAAIGAFVISNDMAAIKHTLKDIKKVFKGPHWDHSDYKDLLCLLFELIRLARQNPVALEEHIETPAESAIISRYPKILADSEAIEMICDTLRSASMNYDDPNQVEEVLEKRMSAKLHHAMHSSHAMQTMADGLPALGIVAAVLGVIKTMGSIDQPPEILGKMIGGALVGTFLGVFLAYGIVGPFASKMKAVIEEDAHFYQLIREVLVANLHQHATNICIEVGRQNTPGHSRPSFSELEEALKNLKSEAA
- a CDS encoding MotE family protein, which encodes MAGRGKPRRRLRQKLGRGLLTTLAALLLASATLRLTGGTGAALAREVANRMTGAEQAEAPVVAGCEPEPEIAALLAALGARETAVTAREAAVSDELLALARAREEVAREMAVLREAEAQLEETLALADGAAENDLARLTRMYEVMKPKEAAALFEEMDPVFAAGFLGRMQPERAAAVLAGMEPKAAYRLSLILAGRNGTVPTE